The following coding sequences lie in one Oncorhynchus kisutch isolate 150728-3 linkage group LG27, Okis_V2, whole genome shotgun sequence genomic window:
- the dtna gene encoding dystrobrevin alpha isoform X5, translating to MVHSEGMIEDRGRSGDIMAERRQLFAEMRAQELDSIRLSTYRTACKLRFVQKKCNLHLVDIWNVIEAFRENGLNTMDLNTEFTVARLEAILSTIFYQLNKRMPTTHQINVEQSISMLLNFLLAAYDPESLGKISVFVVKMALATICGGKILDKLRYIFSQISDPGGIMVYSQFDQFLREVLKLPMTVFEAPSFGYTEQATRTCFAQQKKVSLNTFLDTLMSDPPPQCLVWLPLMHRLANVENVFHPVECSYCHSESMMGFRYRCQQCHNYQLCQDCFWRGHASGSHSNQHQMKEYTSWKSPAKKLSNALSKSLSCASSREPLHPMFPDMPEKPLNLAHIVDTWPPRPMNSTNDFMLSHSMPTSGNPYSTKNLPYKTKNNEAEQRKQLARAAPDLLKGRGLNYSLDVADRLADEHVLIGLYVNLLQHNPMSCLLESSNHQDEEHSLIARYAARLASDGAAVQQAQQQRVPNDISFTLDANKQQRQLIAELESKNREILQEIQRLRVQHEQASQPPTGTAQQNPTLLAELRLLRQRKDELEQRMSALQESRRELMVQLEQLMLLLKEEERKQATQGPGSPRSSPSHAVSRPIPMPTQSESAGTTPTHTPQDSLMGVGGDVQEAFAQGPRRNLRNDLLVAADSITNTMSSLVKELNSEAGSETESNMELVSSPTSDLLAQMTTKPRVGGRNTGGVEEECYENDLVQVLEDELKMEELLKHRQEQEKTRMVTLQQ from the exons ATGGTACATTCTGAAGG AATGATTGAAGATCGTGGGAGGAGTGGTGACATAATGGCGGAGAGACGACAACTGTTCGCAGAGATGC GGGCACAAGAGTTGGATTCCATAAGATTGTCCACGTATAGGACAGCTTGCAAACTCAGATTCGTTCAGAAGAAATGCAACC TCCATTTGGTGGACATCTGGAATGTGATTGAGGCGTTCAGAGAGAACGGCCTGAACACCATGGACCTCAACACAGAGTTCACTGTGGCTCGCCTGGAAGCAATACTCTCCACCATCTTCTACCAGCTCAACAAGCGCATGCCCACCAcccaccagatcaatgtggaacagTCCATCAGTATGCTGCTCAACTTCCTGCTGGCTGCCTATGACCC GGAAAGCCTCGGAAAAATCTCTGTCTTTGTTGTGAAGATGGCCCTGGCAACCATCTGCGGAGGGAAGATTTTGGATAAATTAAGAT ATATTTTTTCACAGATATCAGACCCTGGTGGCATAATGGTATACTCCCAATTTGACCAGTTTCTGAGGGAGGTTCTCAAATTACCAATGACTGTTTTTGAGGCACCTTCCTTTGGCTATACTGAGCAAGCCACAAGAACTTGCTTTGCACAACAG AAAAAGGTCTCCCTCAACACATTCCTGGACACGCTGATGTCAGACCCTCCTCCTCAGTGTCTGGTGTGGTTACCACTCATGCATCGCTTGGCTAATGTGGAGAATG TGTTCCACCCGGTCGAGTGCTCTTACTGCCACAGTGAGAGTATGATGGGTTTCCGCTACCGCTGCCAGCAATGTCATAATTACCAGCTGTGTCAGGACTGCTTCTGGAGGGGGCATGCCAGCGGTTCCCATAGCAACCAGCACCAAATGAAGGAGTACACGTCATGG AAATCGCCTGCTAAGAAGTTATCTAATGCTCTCAGCAAGTCTCTGAGCTGTGCATCCAGCAGAGAACCTTTACACCCTATGTTTCCCGACATGCCAGAGAAACCTCTGAACCTAGCCCACATTGT AGACACTTG GCCTCCCAGACCAATGAACAGCACCAATGACTTCATGCTCTCCCACTCCATGCCCACGTCAGGGAACCCTTACTCCACTAAGAA CTTGCCTTATAAAACCAAGAATAATGAAGCTGAGCAGAGAAAACAGTTGGCTAGGGCTGCTCCAGATCTGTTGAAAGGAAGGGG GTTAAACTACAGTCTCGATGTGGCCGATAGACTGGCTGATGAACATGTTCTCATTGGGCTGTATGTGAATCTCCTACAACACAACCCCATGTCATG TTTGCTGGAGAGCAGTAACCACCAGGATGAAGAGCACAGTCTCATCGCCCGCTACGCTGCTAGACTGGCCTCTGACGGAGCCGCCGTg cAACAAGCCCAGCAGCAGAGGGTCCCCAACGACATCTCTTTCACTCTGGACGCCAACAAGCAGCAGAGGCAGCTTATTGCCGAGCTGGAGAGCAAAAACAG AGAGATCTTGCAAGAGATCCAGCGCCTGCGAGTGCAGCACGAGCAGGCCTCCCAGCCGCCAACGGGCACCGCCCAACAGAACCCCACTCTGCTGGCCGAGCTACGTCTTCTCAG GCAACGCAAAGATGAGCTGGAGCAGAGGATGTCTGCTCTGCAGGAGAGTCGCAGGGAACTCATGGTACAGCTGGAGCAGCTGATGCTGCTGCTGAAG gaggaggaaaggaagcaaGCT ACTCAAGGGCCTGGCTCCCCCCGCTCATCCCCCAGCCACGCAGTCAGCCGGCCCATCCCCATGCCAACCCAGTCAGAGTCTGCCGGCACCACACCCACTCACACCCCTCAGGACTCACTCATGGGTGTGGGAGGAGACGTGCAGGAGGCCTTTGCTCAGG GCCCCAGGAGAAACTTGAGAAATGACCTTCTTGTTGCTGCTGACTCCATCACCAACACCATGTCTTCATTGGTTAAAGAGCTCAATTCAG AGGCTGGAAGTGAGACAGAGAGCAACATGGAACTGGTCTCCTCTCCCACTTCTGATCTTCTAGCACAGATGACCACTAAACCACG TGTTGGTGGCAGGAACACTGGTGGAGTTGAGGAGGAGTGCTATGAGAACGACCTGGTTCAGGTGCTGGAGGATGAGCTGAAGATGGAGGAACTACTAAAACACAGACAGGAGCAAGAGAAAACCCGCATG GTGACATTGCAGCAATGA
- the dtna gene encoding dystrobrevin alpha isoform X1: protein MVHSEGMIEDRGRSGDIMAERRQLFAEMRAQELDSIRLSTYRTACKLRFVQKKCNLHLVDIWNVIEAFRENGLNTMDLNTEFTVARLEAILSTIFYQLNKRMPTTHQINVEQSISMLLNFLLAAYDPESLGKISVFVVKMALATICGGKILDKLRYIFSQISDPGGIMVYSQFDQFLREVLKLPMTVFEAPSFGYTEQATRTCFAQQKKVSLNTFLDTLMSDPPPQCLVWLPLMHRLANVENVFHPVECSYCHSESMMGFRYRCQQCHNYQLCQDCFWRGHASGSHSNQHQMKEYTSWKSPAKKLSNALSKSLSCASSREPLHPMFPDMPEKPLNLAHIVDTWPPRPMNSTNDFMLSHSMPTSGNPYSTKNLPYKTKNNEAEQRKQLARAAPDLLKGRGLNYSLDVADRLADEHVLIGLYVNLLQHNPMSCLLESSNHQDEEHSLIARYAARLASDGAAVQQAQQQRVPNDISFTLDANKQQRQLIAELESKNREILQEIQRLRVQHEQASQPPTGTAQQNPTLLAELRLLRQRKDELEQRMSALQESRRELMVQLEQLMLLLKEEERKQATQGPGSPRSSPSHAVSRPIPMPTQSESAGTTPTHTPQDSLMGVGGDVQEAFAQGPRRNLRNDLLVAADSITNTMSSLVKELNSEAGSETESNMELVSSPTSDLLAQMTTKPRVGGRNTGGVEEECYENDLVQVLEDELKMEELLKHRQEQEKTRMVNNMRSNKSRKTLEDG, encoded by the exons ATGGTACATTCTGAAGG AATGATTGAAGATCGTGGGAGGAGTGGTGACATAATGGCGGAGAGACGACAACTGTTCGCAGAGATGC GGGCACAAGAGTTGGATTCCATAAGATTGTCCACGTATAGGACAGCTTGCAAACTCAGATTCGTTCAGAAGAAATGCAACC TCCATTTGGTGGACATCTGGAATGTGATTGAGGCGTTCAGAGAGAACGGCCTGAACACCATGGACCTCAACACAGAGTTCACTGTGGCTCGCCTGGAAGCAATACTCTCCACCATCTTCTACCAGCTCAACAAGCGCATGCCCACCAcccaccagatcaatgtggaacagTCCATCAGTATGCTGCTCAACTTCCTGCTGGCTGCCTATGACCC GGAAAGCCTCGGAAAAATCTCTGTCTTTGTTGTGAAGATGGCCCTGGCAACCATCTGCGGAGGGAAGATTTTGGATAAATTAAGAT ATATTTTTTCACAGATATCAGACCCTGGTGGCATAATGGTATACTCCCAATTTGACCAGTTTCTGAGGGAGGTTCTCAAATTACCAATGACTGTTTTTGAGGCACCTTCCTTTGGCTATACTGAGCAAGCCACAAGAACTTGCTTTGCACAACAG AAAAAGGTCTCCCTCAACACATTCCTGGACACGCTGATGTCAGACCCTCCTCCTCAGTGTCTGGTGTGGTTACCACTCATGCATCGCTTGGCTAATGTGGAGAATG TGTTCCACCCGGTCGAGTGCTCTTACTGCCACAGTGAGAGTATGATGGGTTTCCGCTACCGCTGCCAGCAATGTCATAATTACCAGCTGTGTCAGGACTGCTTCTGGAGGGGGCATGCCAGCGGTTCCCATAGCAACCAGCACCAAATGAAGGAGTACACGTCATGG AAATCGCCTGCTAAGAAGTTATCTAATGCTCTCAGCAAGTCTCTGAGCTGTGCATCCAGCAGAGAACCTTTACACCCTATGTTTCCCGACATGCCAGAGAAACCTCTGAACCTAGCCCACATTGT AGACACTTG GCCTCCCAGACCAATGAACAGCACCAATGACTTCATGCTCTCCCACTCCATGCCCACGTCAGGGAACCCTTACTCCACTAAGAA CTTGCCTTATAAAACCAAGAATAATGAAGCTGAGCAGAGAAAACAGTTGGCTAGGGCTGCTCCAGATCTGTTGAAAGGAAGGGG GTTAAACTACAGTCTCGATGTGGCCGATAGACTGGCTGATGAACATGTTCTCATTGGGCTGTATGTGAATCTCCTACAACACAACCCCATGTCATG TTTGCTGGAGAGCAGTAACCACCAGGATGAAGAGCACAGTCTCATCGCCCGCTACGCTGCTAGACTGGCCTCTGACGGAGCCGCCGTg cAACAAGCCCAGCAGCAGAGGGTCCCCAACGACATCTCTTTCACTCTGGACGCCAACAAGCAGCAGAGGCAGCTTATTGCCGAGCTGGAGAGCAAAAACAG AGAGATCTTGCAAGAGATCCAGCGCCTGCGAGTGCAGCACGAGCAGGCCTCCCAGCCGCCAACGGGCACCGCCCAACAGAACCCCACTCTGCTGGCCGAGCTACGTCTTCTCAG GCAACGCAAAGATGAGCTGGAGCAGAGGATGTCTGCTCTGCAGGAGAGTCGCAGGGAACTCATGGTACAGCTGGAGCAGCTGATGCTGCTGCTGAAG gaggaggaaaggaagcaaGCT ACTCAAGGGCCTGGCTCCCCCCGCTCATCCCCCAGCCACGCAGTCAGCCGGCCCATCCCCATGCCAACCCAGTCAGAGTCTGCCGGCACCACACCCACTCACACCCCTCAGGACTCACTCATGGGTGTGGGAGGAGACGTGCAGGAGGCCTTTGCTCAGG GCCCCAGGAGAAACTTGAGAAATGACCTTCTTGTTGCTGCTGACTCCATCACCAACACCATGTCTTCATTGGTTAAAGAGCTCAATTCAG AGGCTGGAAGTGAGACAGAGAGCAACATGGAACTGGTCTCCTCTCCCACTTCTGATCTTCTAGCACAGATGACCACTAAACCACG TGTTGGTGGCAGGAACACTGGTGGAGTTGAGGAGGAGTGCTATGAGAACGACCTGGTTCAGGTGCTGGAGGATGAGCTGAAGATGGAGGAACTACTAAAACACAGACAGGAGCAAGAGAAAACCCGCATG GTAAACAATATGCGAAGCAACAAAAGTAGAAAAACACTGGAAGATGGATGA
- the dtna gene encoding dystrobrevin alpha isoform X15: protein MIEDRGRSGDIMAERRQLFAEMRAQELDSIRLSTYRTACKLRFVQKKCNLHLVDIWNVIEAFRENGLNTMDLNTEFTVARLEAILSTIFYQLNKRMPTTHQINVEQSISMLLNFLLAAYDPESLGKISVFVVKMALATICGGKILDKLRYIFSQISDPGGIMVYSQFDQFLREVLKLPMTVFEAPSFGYTEQATRTCFAQQKKVSLNTFLDTLMSDPPPQCLVWLPLMHRLANVENVFHPVECSYCHSESMMGFRYRCQQCHNYQLCQDCFWRGHASGSHSNQHQMKEYTSWKSPAKKLSNALSKSLSCASSREPLHPMFPDMPEKPLNLAHIVPPRPMNSTNDFMLSHSMPTSGNPYSTKNLLESSNHQDEEHSLIARYAARLASDGAAVQQAQQQRVPNDISFTLDANKQQRQLIAELESKNREILQEIQRLRVQHEQASQPPTGTAQQNPTLLAELRLLRQRKDELEQRMSALQESRRELMVQLEQLMLLLKTQGPGSPRSSPSHAVSRPIPMPTQSESAGTTPTHTPQDSLMGVGGDVQEAFAQGPRRNLRNDLLVAADSITNTMSSLVKELNSEAGSETESNMELVSSPTSDLLAQMTTKPRVGGRNTGGVEEECYENDLVQVLEDELKMEELLKHRQEQEKTRMVTLQQ, encoded by the exons ATGATTGAAGATCGTGGGAGGAGTGGTGACATAATGGCGGAGAGACGACAACTGTTCGCAGAGATGC GGGCACAAGAGTTGGATTCCATAAGATTGTCCACGTATAGGACAGCTTGCAAACTCAGATTCGTTCAGAAGAAATGCAACC TCCATTTGGTGGACATCTGGAATGTGATTGAGGCGTTCAGAGAGAACGGCCTGAACACCATGGACCTCAACACAGAGTTCACTGTGGCTCGCCTGGAAGCAATACTCTCCACCATCTTCTACCAGCTCAACAAGCGCATGCCCACCAcccaccagatcaatgtggaacagTCCATCAGTATGCTGCTCAACTTCCTGCTGGCTGCCTATGACCC GGAAAGCCTCGGAAAAATCTCTGTCTTTGTTGTGAAGATGGCCCTGGCAACCATCTGCGGAGGGAAGATTTTGGATAAATTAAGAT ATATTTTTTCACAGATATCAGACCCTGGTGGCATAATGGTATACTCCCAATTTGACCAGTTTCTGAGGGAGGTTCTCAAATTACCAATGACTGTTTTTGAGGCACCTTCCTTTGGCTATACTGAGCAAGCCACAAGAACTTGCTTTGCACAACAG AAAAAGGTCTCCCTCAACACATTCCTGGACACGCTGATGTCAGACCCTCCTCCTCAGTGTCTGGTGTGGTTACCACTCATGCATCGCTTGGCTAATGTGGAGAATG TGTTCCACCCGGTCGAGTGCTCTTACTGCCACAGTGAGAGTATGATGGGTTTCCGCTACCGCTGCCAGCAATGTCATAATTACCAGCTGTGTCAGGACTGCTTCTGGAGGGGGCATGCCAGCGGTTCCCATAGCAACCAGCACCAAATGAAGGAGTACACGTCATGG AAATCGCCTGCTAAGAAGTTATCTAATGCTCTCAGCAAGTCTCTGAGCTGTGCATCCAGCAGAGAACCTTTACACCCTATGTTTCCCGACATGCCAGAGAAACCTCTGAACCTAGCCCACATTGT GCCTCCCAGACCAATGAACAGCACCAATGACTTCATGCTCTCCCACTCCATGCCCACGTCAGGGAACCCTTACTCCACTAAGAA TTTGCTGGAGAGCAGTAACCACCAGGATGAAGAGCACAGTCTCATCGCCCGCTACGCTGCTAGACTGGCCTCTGACGGAGCCGCCGTg cAACAAGCCCAGCAGCAGAGGGTCCCCAACGACATCTCTTTCACTCTGGACGCCAACAAGCAGCAGAGGCAGCTTATTGCCGAGCTGGAGAGCAAAAACAG AGAGATCTTGCAAGAGATCCAGCGCCTGCGAGTGCAGCACGAGCAGGCCTCCCAGCCGCCAACGGGCACCGCCCAACAGAACCCCACTCTGCTGGCCGAGCTACGTCTTCTCAG GCAACGCAAAGATGAGCTGGAGCAGAGGATGTCTGCTCTGCAGGAGAGTCGCAGGGAACTCATGGTACAGCTGGAGCAGCTGATGCTGCTGCTGAAG ACTCAAGGGCCTGGCTCCCCCCGCTCATCCCCCAGCCACGCAGTCAGCCGGCCCATCCCCATGCCAACCCAGTCAGAGTCTGCCGGCACCACACCCACTCACACCCCTCAGGACTCACTCATGGGTGTGGGAGGAGACGTGCAGGAGGCCTTTGCTCAGG GCCCCAGGAGAAACTTGAGAAATGACCTTCTTGTTGCTGCTGACTCCATCACCAACACCATGTCTTCATTGGTTAAAGAGCTCAATTCAG AGGCTGGAAGTGAGACAGAGAGCAACATGGAACTGGTCTCCTCTCCCACTTCTGATCTTCTAGCACAGATGACCACTAAACCACG TGTTGGTGGCAGGAACACTGGTGGAGTTGAGGAGGAGTGCTATGAGAACGACCTGGTTCAGGTGCTGGAGGATGAGCTGAAGATGGAGGAACTACTAAAACACAGACAGGAGCAAGAGAAAACCCGCATG GTGACATTGCAGCAATGA
- the dtna gene encoding dystrobrevin alpha isoform X16 — MVHSEGMIEDRGRSGDIMAERRQLFAEMRAQELDSIRLSTYRTACKLRFVQKKCNLHLVDIWNVIEAFRENGLNTMDLNTEFTVARLEAILSTIFYQLNKRMPTTHQINVEQSISMLLNFLLAAYDPESLGKISVFVVKMALATICGGKILDKLRYIFSQISDPGGIMVYSQFDQFLREVLKLPMTVFEAPSFGYTEQATRTCFAQQKKVSLNTFLDTLMSDPPPQCLVWLPLMHRLANVENVFHPVECSYCHSESMMGFRYRCQQCHNYQLCQDCFWRGHASGSHSNQHQMKEYTSWKSPAKKLSNALSKSLSCASSREPLHPMFPDMPEKPLNLAHIVPPRPMNSTNDFMLSHSMPTSGNPYSTKKLNYSLDVADRLADEHVLIGLYVNLLQHNPMSCLLESSNHQDEEHSLIARYAARLASDGAAVQQAQQQRVPNDISFTLDANKQQRQLIAELESKNREILQEIQRLRVQHEQASQPPTGTAQQNPTLLAELRLLRQRKDELEQRMSALQESRRELMVQLEQLMLLLKTQGPGSPRSSPSHAVSRPIPMPTQSESAGTTPTHTPQDSLMGVGGDVQEAFAQGPRRNLRNDLLVAADSITNTMSSLVKELNSEAGSETESNMELVSSPTSDLLAQMTTKPRVGGRNTGGVEEECYENDLVQVLEDELKMEELLKHRQEQEKTRMVNNMRSNKSRKTLEDG; from the exons ATGGTACATTCTGAAGG AATGATTGAAGATCGTGGGAGGAGTGGTGACATAATGGCGGAGAGACGACAACTGTTCGCAGAGATGC GGGCACAAGAGTTGGATTCCATAAGATTGTCCACGTATAGGACAGCTTGCAAACTCAGATTCGTTCAGAAGAAATGCAACC TCCATTTGGTGGACATCTGGAATGTGATTGAGGCGTTCAGAGAGAACGGCCTGAACACCATGGACCTCAACACAGAGTTCACTGTGGCTCGCCTGGAAGCAATACTCTCCACCATCTTCTACCAGCTCAACAAGCGCATGCCCACCAcccaccagatcaatgtggaacagTCCATCAGTATGCTGCTCAACTTCCTGCTGGCTGCCTATGACCC GGAAAGCCTCGGAAAAATCTCTGTCTTTGTTGTGAAGATGGCCCTGGCAACCATCTGCGGAGGGAAGATTTTGGATAAATTAAGAT ATATTTTTTCACAGATATCAGACCCTGGTGGCATAATGGTATACTCCCAATTTGACCAGTTTCTGAGGGAGGTTCTCAAATTACCAATGACTGTTTTTGAGGCACCTTCCTTTGGCTATACTGAGCAAGCCACAAGAACTTGCTTTGCACAACAG AAAAAGGTCTCCCTCAACACATTCCTGGACACGCTGATGTCAGACCCTCCTCCTCAGTGTCTGGTGTGGTTACCACTCATGCATCGCTTGGCTAATGTGGAGAATG TGTTCCACCCGGTCGAGTGCTCTTACTGCCACAGTGAGAGTATGATGGGTTTCCGCTACCGCTGCCAGCAATGTCATAATTACCAGCTGTGTCAGGACTGCTTCTGGAGGGGGCATGCCAGCGGTTCCCATAGCAACCAGCACCAAATGAAGGAGTACACGTCATGG AAATCGCCTGCTAAGAAGTTATCTAATGCTCTCAGCAAGTCTCTGAGCTGTGCATCCAGCAGAGAACCTTTACACCCTATGTTTCCCGACATGCCAGAGAAACCTCTGAACCTAGCCCACATTGT GCCTCCCAGACCAATGAACAGCACCAATGACTTCATGCTCTCCCACTCCATGCCCACGTCAGGGAACCCTTACTCCACTAAGAA GTTAAACTACAGTCTCGATGTGGCCGATAGACTGGCTGATGAACATGTTCTCATTGGGCTGTATGTGAATCTCCTACAACACAACCCCATGTCATG TTTGCTGGAGAGCAGTAACCACCAGGATGAAGAGCACAGTCTCATCGCCCGCTACGCTGCTAGACTGGCCTCTGACGGAGCCGCCGTg cAACAAGCCCAGCAGCAGAGGGTCCCCAACGACATCTCTTTCACTCTGGACGCCAACAAGCAGCAGAGGCAGCTTATTGCCGAGCTGGAGAGCAAAAACAG AGAGATCTTGCAAGAGATCCAGCGCCTGCGAGTGCAGCACGAGCAGGCCTCCCAGCCGCCAACGGGCACCGCCCAACAGAACCCCACTCTGCTGGCCGAGCTACGTCTTCTCAG GCAACGCAAAGATGAGCTGGAGCAGAGGATGTCTGCTCTGCAGGAGAGTCGCAGGGAACTCATGGTACAGCTGGAGCAGCTGATGCTGCTGCTGAAG ACTCAAGGGCCTGGCTCCCCCCGCTCATCCCCCAGCCACGCAGTCAGCCGGCCCATCCCCATGCCAACCCAGTCAGAGTCTGCCGGCACCACACCCACTCACACCCCTCAGGACTCACTCATGGGTGTGGGAGGAGACGTGCAGGAGGCCTTTGCTCAGG GCCCCAGGAGAAACTTGAGAAATGACCTTCTTGTTGCTGCTGACTCCATCACCAACACCATGTCTTCATTGGTTAAAGAGCTCAATTCAG AGGCTGGAAGTGAGACAGAGAGCAACATGGAACTGGTCTCCTCTCCCACTTCTGATCTTCTAGCACAGATGACCACTAAACCACG TGTTGGTGGCAGGAACACTGGTGGAGTTGAGGAGGAGTGCTATGAGAACGACCTGGTTCAGGTGCTGGAGGATGAGCTGAAGATGGAGGAACTACTAAAACACAGACAGGAGCAAGAGAAAACCCGCATG GTAAACAATATGCGAAGCAACAAAAGTAGAAAAACACTGGAAGATGGATGA
- the dtna gene encoding dystrobrevin alpha isoform X6 — translation MVHSEGMIEDRGRSGDIMAERRQLFAEMRAQELDSIRLSTYRTACKLRFVQKKCNLHLVDIWNVIEAFRENGLNTMDLNTEFTVARLEAILSTIFYQLNKRMPTTHQINVEQSISMLLNFLLAAYDPESLGKISVFVVKMALATICGGKILDKLRYIFSQISDPGGIMVYSQFDQFLREVLKLPMTVFEAPSFGYTEQATRTCFAQQKKVSLNTFLDTLMSDPPPQCLVWLPLMHRLANVENVFHPVECSYCHSESMMGFRYRCQQCHNYQLCQDCFWRGHASGSHSNQHQMKEYTSWKSPAKKLSNALSKSLSCASSREPLHPMFPDMPEKPLNLAHIVPPRPMNSTNDFMLSHSMPTSGNPYSTKNLPYKTKNNEAEQRKQLARAAPDLLKGRGLNYSLDVADRLADEHVLIGLYVNLLQHNPMSCLLESSNHQDEEHSLIARYAARLASDGAAVQQAQQQRVPNDISFTLDANKQQRQLIAELESKNREILQEIQRLRVQHEQASQPPTGTAQQNPTLLAELRLLRQRKDELEQRMSALQESRRELMVQLEQLMLLLKEEERKQATQGPGSPRSSPSHAVSRPIPMPTQSESAGTTPTHTPQDSLMGVGGDVQEAFAQGPRRNLRNDLLVAADSITNTMSSLVKELNSEAGSETESNMELVSSPTSDLLAQMTTKPRVGGRNTGGVEEECYENDLVQVLEDELKMEELLKHRQEQEKTRMVTLQQ, via the exons ATGGTACATTCTGAAGG AATGATTGAAGATCGTGGGAGGAGTGGTGACATAATGGCGGAGAGACGACAACTGTTCGCAGAGATGC GGGCACAAGAGTTGGATTCCATAAGATTGTCCACGTATAGGACAGCTTGCAAACTCAGATTCGTTCAGAAGAAATGCAACC TCCATTTGGTGGACATCTGGAATGTGATTGAGGCGTTCAGAGAGAACGGCCTGAACACCATGGACCTCAACACAGAGTTCACTGTGGCTCGCCTGGAAGCAATACTCTCCACCATCTTCTACCAGCTCAACAAGCGCATGCCCACCAcccaccagatcaatgtggaacagTCCATCAGTATGCTGCTCAACTTCCTGCTGGCTGCCTATGACCC GGAAAGCCTCGGAAAAATCTCTGTCTTTGTTGTGAAGATGGCCCTGGCAACCATCTGCGGAGGGAAGATTTTGGATAAATTAAGAT ATATTTTTTCACAGATATCAGACCCTGGTGGCATAATGGTATACTCCCAATTTGACCAGTTTCTGAGGGAGGTTCTCAAATTACCAATGACTGTTTTTGAGGCACCTTCCTTTGGCTATACTGAGCAAGCCACAAGAACTTGCTTTGCACAACAG AAAAAGGTCTCCCTCAACACATTCCTGGACACGCTGATGTCAGACCCTCCTCCTCAGTGTCTGGTGTGGTTACCACTCATGCATCGCTTGGCTAATGTGGAGAATG TGTTCCACCCGGTCGAGTGCTCTTACTGCCACAGTGAGAGTATGATGGGTTTCCGCTACCGCTGCCAGCAATGTCATAATTACCAGCTGTGTCAGGACTGCTTCTGGAGGGGGCATGCCAGCGGTTCCCATAGCAACCAGCACCAAATGAAGGAGTACACGTCATGG AAATCGCCTGCTAAGAAGTTATCTAATGCTCTCAGCAAGTCTCTGAGCTGTGCATCCAGCAGAGAACCTTTACACCCTATGTTTCCCGACATGCCAGAGAAACCTCTGAACCTAGCCCACATTGT GCCTCCCAGACCAATGAACAGCACCAATGACTTCATGCTCTCCCACTCCATGCCCACGTCAGGGAACCCTTACTCCACTAAGAA CTTGCCTTATAAAACCAAGAATAATGAAGCTGAGCAGAGAAAACAGTTGGCTAGGGCTGCTCCAGATCTGTTGAAAGGAAGGGG GTTAAACTACAGTCTCGATGTGGCCGATAGACTGGCTGATGAACATGTTCTCATTGGGCTGTATGTGAATCTCCTACAACACAACCCCATGTCATG TTTGCTGGAGAGCAGTAACCACCAGGATGAAGAGCACAGTCTCATCGCCCGCTACGCTGCTAGACTGGCCTCTGACGGAGCCGCCGTg cAACAAGCCCAGCAGCAGAGGGTCCCCAACGACATCTCTTTCACTCTGGACGCCAACAAGCAGCAGAGGCAGCTTATTGCCGAGCTGGAGAGCAAAAACAG AGAGATCTTGCAAGAGATCCAGCGCCTGCGAGTGCAGCACGAGCAGGCCTCCCAGCCGCCAACGGGCACCGCCCAACAGAACCCCACTCTGCTGGCCGAGCTACGTCTTCTCAG GCAACGCAAAGATGAGCTGGAGCAGAGGATGTCTGCTCTGCAGGAGAGTCGCAGGGAACTCATGGTACAGCTGGAGCAGCTGATGCTGCTGCTGAAG gaggaggaaaggaagcaaGCT ACTCAAGGGCCTGGCTCCCCCCGCTCATCCCCCAGCCACGCAGTCAGCCGGCCCATCCCCATGCCAACCCAGTCAGAGTCTGCCGGCACCACACCCACTCACACCCCTCAGGACTCACTCATGGGTGTGGGAGGAGACGTGCAGGAGGCCTTTGCTCAGG GCCCCAGGAGAAACTTGAGAAATGACCTTCTTGTTGCTGCTGACTCCATCACCAACACCATGTCTTCATTGGTTAAAGAGCTCAATTCAG AGGCTGGAAGTGAGACAGAGAGCAACATGGAACTGGTCTCCTCTCCCACTTCTGATCTTCTAGCACAGATGACCACTAAACCACG TGTTGGTGGCAGGAACACTGGTGGAGTTGAGGAGGAGTGCTATGAGAACGACCTGGTTCAGGTGCTGGAGGATGAGCTGAAGATGGAGGAACTACTAAAACACAGACAGGAGCAAGAGAAAACCCGCATG GTGACATTGCAGCAATGA